The following coding sequences lie in one Candidatus Nitrospira allomarina genomic window:
- a CDS encoding cytochrome b N-terminal domain-containing protein, protein MASRLYQWIDQRLKLKPLEQTLLDEPIPGGASWNYVFGSATLFLFVLQALTGMFLMIYYVPATDHAYDTVQYIQHEVWGGWFVRGLHHWGASGVMLAIGLHMLQVFFDGAYKRPRELMWIVGVILLAIMLAFGFTGYLLPWDQNAYWATQVGINMVGSVPLIGDFLVKALRGGETLGALTISRFFAIHVAFLPLIIAVGIMLHLFILRRVGPAGPHDETRARAGSETFYPRQVFMDAVVMLGVFGVVAMLAISVEFPLADRADPSDHSFVPVPEWYFLFFYQLLKYAPGAWGPLATWLLPALFFTGLLLLPFVDRNPERHPSSRRVVLGAGLGFLIIVLSLLSISLRDLYAVPKRDPSVIRGMALVEQFHCKTCHRIHGEGVNVGPDLSFVADRRPDREWHLQHFKDPQSVSPGSFMPKFPLNDKQLNDLTNYMLTLKSG, encoded by the coding sequence ATGGCCTCACGTCTCTATCAATGGATCGACCAGCGCCTGAAACTCAAACCCCTCGAGCAAACCCTCCTGGACGAACCCATTCCCGGAGGTGCCAGCTGGAACTATGTCTTCGGCTCGGCCACGCTGTTCCTCTTTGTCTTGCAAGCCCTGACGGGCATGTTTTTGATGATCTATTACGTCCCAGCGACCGACCATGCCTACGACACCGTTCAGTATATTCAACATGAGGTCTGGGGTGGATGGTTTGTCCGTGGCCTGCATCATTGGGGGGCCTCAGGCGTCATGTTGGCCATCGGGCTCCACATGTTGCAGGTGTTTTTTGATGGTGCCTATAAACGGCCTCGGGAACTTATGTGGATCGTGGGCGTCATCCTGCTCGCCATCATGCTGGCGTTCGGATTTACGGGATATTTGCTACCGTGGGATCAAAACGCCTATTGGGCGACCCAGGTGGGAATCAACATGGTCGGCAGCGTTCCCCTTATCGGAGATTTCCTGGTGAAAGCTCTTCGTGGTGGGGAAACGCTCGGCGCCCTGACCATCTCACGATTTTTTGCCATTCACGTTGCCTTTCTTCCCCTCATCATTGCAGTGGGAATCATGCTCCATCTCTTTATTCTCAGACGAGTTGGACCCGCCGGCCCTCATGATGAAACGAGAGCCCGAGCCGGGAGTGAAACCTTCTACCCACGGCAGGTCTTCATGGATGCGGTGGTCATGCTTGGAGTGTTTGGCGTCGTCGCCATGTTGGCGATCAGCGTGGAATTCCCTTTGGCTGATCGGGCCGATCCGTCAGACCATTCATTTGTCCCCGTCCCGGAATGGTATTTTCTGTTTTTTTATCAGCTTCTCAAATATGCCCCAGGGGCATGGGGACCTCTGGCGACCTGGCTTCTTCCCGCACTCTTTTTCACCGGATTGCTGCTCTTGCCCTTTGTGGATCGAAATCCCGAACGACACCCATCCTCACGTCGCGTCGTGTTGGGTGCGGGGTTGGGATTTTTGATTATCGTGCTCAGCCTGTTGAGTATCTCTCTTCGTGATCTGTACGCCGTGCCCAAACGTGACCCCTCAGTGATTCGAGGCATGGCTTTAGTGGAGCAATTCCATTGCAAAACCTGTCATCGTATTCACGGGGAAGGTGTAAATGTTGGGCCAGACCTTTCTTTTGTCGCCGATCGACGACCAGACCGAGAATGGCATCTTCAGCATTTTAAGGATCCGCAATCCGTTTCCCCCGGCTCCTTCATGCCAAAATTTCCTCTAAACGACAAACAGCTGAACGACCTCACCAATTACATGCTGACTCTCAAAAGTGGGTAA